In the genome of Columba livia isolate bColLiv1 breed racing homer chromosome 10, bColLiv1.pat.W.v2, whole genome shotgun sequence, one region contains:
- the LOC135580446 gene encoding acylamino-acid-releasing enzyme-like isoform X3, with protein sequence MAEDGTSPWLRAGQAAPGSWRAGAGQAPGAGCSRTAWQPAALPSRRCQRPSAAEQGPMDSGAERGTEAAASPAACYRELRRFPAVTRAALGSVAGGQTFLLYTECSRHDVPRHRLLRFSRHYSLQRTASGLAVSQAALSTEIHNQLLSQDSPSGQHRAMLSRCPRQGHELLEVWGSSGRSHSVDLTALGKHGEVYAEGPFACLAWSHSEARLLYVAEKSRPKPRPPSPWDVPGAARLVKEDEDEGGEQFVYHEDWGEALSTRSVPVLCVLDLASSSLSVLENIPEHLSPGQMTVVWSLWAGGTNPSAWGSEPAPTGGQGFSTWTWPVGVALTWQTRQTVTVLEVVQEPTEAFAGIYTEELPLRCWAADSRRVVLSTPQRSRTDLLLVDTEAATVTNLTAESPEGCWELLTLQWDLLVATCSAPNRPPSLVVAVLPPAGQELPLCWVPVEDAPTVPGVTWKTLTVQPPCNGQSRTAHSTQTFEALLLSPPNSMAPHPLVVCPHGGPHAVFDARWRPSMAALCQLGFAMLLVNYRGSLGFGQASITSLLSRVGEQDVADTQLAVEQALHSEPLDPHRLALLAGSHGAFIALHLLAREPKRYQACALRSPVSNLPALLGTSDIPDWRYVSLGLPYSFERVPRAEEVATMLLRSPIAQVAQVQTPVLLCVGGRDRRVSPTQALELYRVLRAKGVPARLLWYPEGGHALTGVETEADVFGNCACWFLQHVGQPWRDRMDWHST encoded by the exons ATGGCGGAAGATGGGACCTCCCCGTGGCTGCGGGCAGGACAGGCAGCGCCGGGCAGCTGGAGGGCTGGCGCCGGGCAGGCCCCTGGCGCCGGCTGCTCGCGCACGGCCTGGCAGCCTGCCGCGCTGCCGAGCAGACGGTGCCAGCGGCCCAGCGCGGCGGAGCAAGGCCCCATGGATTCGGGAGCTGAGCGGGGCACAGag GCGGCcgccagccctgctgcctgctACCGGGAGCTGAGACGGTTCCCGGCTGTCACCCGTGCAGCCCTTGGCAGCGTCGCGGGGGGACAGACCTTCCTGCTCTACACTG AGTGCAGCCGCCACGATGTGCCCCGCCACCGGCTCCTGCGCTTCAGCCGCCACTACAGCCTGCAGCGTACAGCCAGCGGCCTCGCCGTCAGCCAGGCAGCGCTCAGCACCGAGATCCACAACCA GCTCCTCAGCCAGGACTCGCCCTCGGGGCAGCACCGTGCCATGCTCAGCCGATGCCCGCGGCAGGGCCACGAGCTGCTGGAG GTGTGGGGCAGCAGCGGGCGCAGCCACAGCGTGGACCTGACAGCACTGGGGAAGCACGGGGAGGTGTATGCGGAGG GGCCCTTTGCCTGCCTGGCCTGGTCCCACTCGGAGGCACGACTGCTCTATGTGGCTGAGAAGAGCCGACCCAAACCAcggccccccagcccctgggatgtgccaggagcagccaggctggtgaaggaggatgaggatgagggg GGCGAGCAGTTCGTGTACCACGAGGACTGGGGGGAGGCGCTGAGCACCCGCAGCGTGCCCGTCCTCTGTGTCCTGGACCTGGCGAGCAGCAGCCTCTCGGTGCTGGAGAACATCCCAGAGCACCTCTCCCCTGGCCAG ATGACAGTGGTGTGGTCTTTGTGGGCTGGTGGCACGAACCCTTCCGCCTGGGGCTCAGAGCCTGCTCCAACAGGAG GTCAGGGATTTTCCACCTGGACCTGGCCAGTGGGTGTTGCG CTCACCTGGCAGACAAGGCAGACAGTGACCGTGCTTGAGGTGGTGCAGGAACCCACGGAGG CCTTTGCTGGGATCTACACAGAGGAGCTTCCACTGCGGTGCTGGGCAGCCGACAGCCGGCGAGTGGTGCTGAGCACCCCACAGCGGAGCCGTACg GACCTGCTGCTCGTGGACACAGAGGCAGCCACTGTCACCAACCTGACAGCAG AGTCACCCGaagggtgctgggagctgctcaCCCTCCAGTGGGACCTGCTGGTGGCCACCTGCTCAGCCCCAAACCGTCCCCCCAGCCTG GTGGTGGCGGTGCTGCCaccagcaggacaggagcttCCCCTCTGCTGGGTGCCAGTGGAGGATGCCCCAACAGTGCCCGGTGTCACCTGGAAGACCCTGACGGTCCAGCCACCCTGCAATGGGCAGAGCCGCACTGCACACA GCACCCAGACTTTTGAGGCTCTGTTGCTGAGCCCGCCGAACAGCATGGCACCACACCCCCTTGTCGTGTGCCCCCATG GTGGCCCCCATGCAGTCTTTGATGCCCGCTGGCGTCCGAGCATGGCTGCACTGTGCCAGCTGGGCTTCGCCATGCTCCTGG tgaaTTACCGTGGCTCCCTGGGTTTCGGCCAGGCCAGCATCACCTCCCTGCTCTCCCGCGTTGGTGAGCAGGATGTGGCGGACACCCAG CTGGCAGTGGAGCAGGCGCTGCATAGCGAGCCCTTGGACCCGCACCGCCTGGCCCTGCTGGCTGGTTCTCATGGAGCCTTCATTGCCCTGCACCTCCTCGCCCGTGAGCCCAAGCGCTACCAAGCCTGTGCCCTGCGTAGCCCTGTCTCCAACCTGCCCGCTCTGCTGGGCACCTCTGACATCCCTGACTG GCGCTATGTCTCCCTGGGGCTGCCGTACTCCTTTGAGCGGGTGCCCCGTGCCGAGGAGGTGGCCACCATGCTGCTGCGCTCACCCATTGCCCAGGTGGCCCAG gtgcagacgccagtgctgctgtgtgtgGGTGGCCGGGACCGGCGAGTCAGCCCCACACAGGCTCTGGAGTTGTACCGGGTGCTGCGGGCCAAGGGGGTGCCGGCACG GCTGCTGTGGTACCCAGAGGGCGGCCACGCGCTCACTGGTGTGGAGACAGAGGCCGATGTCTTTGGGAACTGCGCCTGCTGGTTTCTCCAGCACGTGGGACAGCCCTGGCGGGACAGGATGGACTGGCACAGCACCTAG
- the LOC135580446 gene encoding acylamino-acid-releasing enzyme-like isoform X1 has protein sequence MAEDGTSPWLRAGQAAPGSWRAGAGQAPGAGCSRTAWQPAALPSRRCQRPSAAEQGPMDSGAERGTEAAASPAACYRELRRFPAVTRAALGSVAGGQTFLLYTECSRHDVPRHRLLRFSRHYSLQRTASGLAVSQAALSTEIHNQLLSQDSPSGQHRAMLSRCPRQGHELLEVWGSSGRSHSVDLTALGKHGEVYAEGPFACLAWSHSEARLLYVAEKSRPKPRPPSPWDVPGAARLVKEDEDEGGEQFVYHEDWGEALSTRSVPVLCVLDLASSSLSVLENIPEHLSPGQMTVVWSLWAGGTNPSAWGSEPAPTGGQGFSTWTWPVGVAVSTGMWGVTWGSPRCSSLPPTELLSAECGAACSPRLSPDGQRLLYLEGTVGGPHRQCLRLRMLTWQTRQTVTVLEVVQEPTEAFAGIYTEELPLRCWAADSRRVVLSTPQRSRTDLLLVDTEAATVTNLTAESPEGCWELLTLQWDLLVATCSAPNRPPSLVVAVLPPAGQELPLCWVPVEDAPTVPGVTWKTLTVQPPCNGQSRTAHSTQTFEALLLSPPNSMAPHPLVVCPHGGPHAVFDARWRPSMAALCQLGFAMLLVNYRGSLGFGQASITSLLSRVGEQDVADTQLAVEQALHSEPLDPHRLALLAGSHGAFIALHLLAREPKRYQACALRSPVSNLPALLGTSDIPDWRYVSLGLPYSFERVPRAEEVATMLLRSPIAQVAQVQTPVLLCVGGRDRRVSPTQALELYRVLRAKGVPARLLWYPEGGHALTGVETEADVFGNCACWFLQHVGQPWRDRMDWHST, from the exons ATGGCGGAAGATGGGACCTCCCCGTGGCTGCGGGCAGGACAGGCAGCGCCGGGCAGCTGGAGGGCTGGCGCCGGGCAGGCCCCTGGCGCCGGCTGCTCGCGCACGGCCTGGCAGCCTGCCGCGCTGCCGAGCAGACGGTGCCAGCGGCCCAGCGCGGCGGAGCAAGGCCCCATGGATTCGGGAGCTGAGCGGGGCACAGag GCGGCcgccagccctgctgcctgctACCGGGAGCTGAGACGGTTCCCGGCTGTCACCCGTGCAGCCCTTGGCAGCGTCGCGGGGGGACAGACCTTCCTGCTCTACACTG AGTGCAGCCGCCACGATGTGCCCCGCCACCGGCTCCTGCGCTTCAGCCGCCACTACAGCCTGCAGCGTACAGCCAGCGGCCTCGCCGTCAGCCAGGCAGCGCTCAGCACCGAGATCCACAACCA GCTCCTCAGCCAGGACTCGCCCTCGGGGCAGCACCGTGCCATGCTCAGCCGATGCCCGCGGCAGGGCCACGAGCTGCTGGAG GTGTGGGGCAGCAGCGGGCGCAGCCACAGCGTGGACCTGACAGCACTGGGGAAGCACGGGGAGGTGTATGCGGAGG GGCCCTTTGCCTGCCTGGCCTGGTCCCACTCGGAGGCACGACTGCTCTATGTGGCTGAGAAGAGCCGACCCAAACCAcggccccccagcccctgggatgtgccaggagcagccaggctggtgaaggaggatgaggatgagggg GGCGAGCAGTTCGTGTACCACGAGGACTGGGGGGAGGCGCTGAGCACCCGCAGCGTGCCCGTCCTCTGTGTCCTGGACCTGGCGAGCAGCAGCCTCTCGGTGCTGGAGAACATCCCAGAGCACCTCTCCCCTGGCCAG ATGACAGTGGTGTGGTCTTTGTGGGCTGGTGGCACGAACCCTTCCGCCTGGGGCTCAGAGCCTGCTCCAACAGGAG GTCAGGGATTTTCCACCTGGACCTGGCCAGTGGGTGTTGCGGTGAGTACTGGGATGTGGGGCGTTACTTGGGGGTCCCCGAGGTGCTCAAGCCTGCCACCCACAGAGCTGCTGTCGGCTGAATGTGGTGCTGCCTGCTCCCCCCGGCTGAGCCCCGATGGCCAGCGCCTGCTCTACCTGGAGGGGACTGTGGGGGGGCCCCACCGGCAGTGCCTGCGCCTGCGCATG CTCACCTGGCAGACAAGGCAGACAGTGACCGTGCTTGAGGTGGTGCAGGAACCCACGGAGG CCTTTGCTGGGATCTACACAGAGGAGCTTCCACTGCGGTGCTGGGCAGCCGACAGCCGGCGAGTGGTGCTGAGCACCCCACAGCGGAGCCGTACg GACCTGCTGCTCGTGGACACAGAGGCAGCCACTGTCACCAACCTGACAGCAG AGTCACCCGaagggtgctgggagctgctcaCCCTCCAGTGGGACCTGCTGGTGGCCACCTGCTCAGCCCCAAACCGTCCCCCCAGCCTG GTGGTGGCGGTGCTGCCaccagcaggacaggagcttCCCCTCTGCTGGGTGCCAGTGGAGGATGCCCCAACAGTGCCCGGTGTCACCTGGAAGACCCTGACGGTCCAGCCACCCTGCAATGGGCAGAGCCGCACTGCACACA GCACCCAGACTTTTGAGGCTCTGTTGCTGAGCCCGCCGAACAGCATGGCACCACACCCCCTTGTCGTGTGCCCCCATG GTGGCCCCCATGCAGTCTTTGATGCCCGCTGGCGTCCGAGCATGGCTGCACTGTGCCAGCTGGGCTTCGCCATGCTCCTGG tgaaTTACCGTGGCTCCCTGGGTTTCGGCCAGGCCAGCATCACCTCCCTGCTCTCCCGCGTTGGTGAGCAGGATGTGGCGGACACCCAG CTGGCAGTGGAGCAGGCGCTGCATAGCGAGCCCTTGGACCCGCACCGCCTGGCCCTGCTGGCTGGTTCTCATGGAGCCTTCATTGCCCTGCACCTCCTCGCCCGTGAGCCCAAGCGCTACCAAGCCTGTGCCCTGCGTAGCCCTGTCTCCAACCTGCCCGCTCTGCTGGGCACCTCTGACATCCCTGACTG GCGCTATGTCTCCCTGGGGCTGCCGTACTCCTTTGAGCGGGTGCCCCGTGCCGAGGAGGTGGCCACCATGCTGCTGCGCTCACCCATTGCCCAGGTGGCCCAG gtgcagacgccagtgctgctgtgtgtgGGTGGCCGGGACCGGCGAGTCAGCCCCACACAGGCTCTGGAGTTGTACCGGGTGCTGCGGGCCAAGGGGGTGCCGGCACG GCTGCTGTGGTACCCAGAGGGCGGCCACGCGCTCACTGGTGTGGAGACAGAGGCCGATGTCTTTGGGAACTGCGCCTGCTGGTTTCTCCAGCACGTGGGACAGCCCTGGCGGGACAGGATGGACTGGCACAGCACCTAG
- the LOC135580446 gene encoding acylamino-acid-releasing enzyme-like isoform X2 gives MAEDGTSPWLRAGQAAPGSWRAGAGQAPGAGCSRTAWQPAALPSRRCQRPSAAEQGPMDSGAERGTEAAASPAACYRELRRFPAVTRAALGSVAGGQTFLLYTECSRHDVPRHRLLRFSRHYSLQRTASGLAVSQAALSTEIHNQLLSQDSPSGQHRAMLSRCPRQGHELLEVWGSSGRSHSVDLTALGKHGEVYAEGPFACLAWSHSEARLLYVAEKSRPKPRPPSPWDVPGAARLVKEDEDEGGEQFVYHEDWGEALSTRSVPVLCVLDLASSSLSVLENIPEHLSPGQALWSPDDSGVVFVGWWHEPFRLGLRACSNRRSGIFHLDLASGCCELLSAECGAACSPRLSPDGQRLLYLEGTVGGPHRQCLRLRMLTWQTRQTVTVLEVVQEPTEAFAGIYTEELPLRCWAADSRRVVLSTPQRSRTDLLLVDTEAATVTNLTAESPEGCWELLTLQWDLLVATCSAPNRPPSLVVAVLPPAGQELPLCWVPVEDAPTVPGVTWKTLTVQPPCNGQSRTAHSTQTFEALLLSPPNSMAPHPLVVCPHGGPHAVFDARWRPSMAALCQLGFAMLLVNYRGSLGFGQASITSLLSRVGEQDVADTQLAVEQALHSEPLDPHRLALLAGSHGAFIALHLLAREPKRYQACALRSPVSNLPALLGTSDIPDWRYVSLGLPYSFERVPRAEEVATMLLRSPIAQVAQVQTPVLLCVGGRDRRVSPTQALELYRVLRAKGVPARLLWYPEGGHALTGVETEADVFGNCACWFLQHVGQPWRDRMDWHST, from the exons ATGGCGGAAGATGGGACCTCCCCGTGGCTGCGGGCAGGACAGGCAGCGCCGGGCAGCTGGAGGGCTGGCGCCGGGCAGGCCCCTGGCGCCGGCTGCTCGCGCACGGCCTGGCAGCCTGCCGCGCTGCCGAGCAGACGGTGCCAGCGGCCCAGCGCGGCGGAGCAAGGCCCCATGGATTCGGGAGCTGAGCGGGGCACAGag GCGGCcgccagccctgctgcctgctACCGGGAGCTGAGACGGTTCCCGGCTGTCACCCGTGCAGCCCTTGGCAGCGTCGCGGGGGGACAGACCTTCCTGCTCTACACTG AGTGCAGCCGCCACGATGTGCCCCGCCACCGGCTCCTGCGCTTCAGCCGCCACTACAGCCTGCAGCGTACAGCCAGCGGCCTCGCCGTCAGCCAGGCAGCGCTCAGCACCGAGATCCACAACCA GCTCCTCAGCCAGGACTCGCCCTCGGGGCAGCACCGTGCCATGCTCAGCCGATGCCCGCGGCAGGGCCACGAGCTGCTGGAG GTGTGGGGCAGCAGCGGGCGCAGCCACAGCGTGGACCTGACAGCACTGGGGAAGCACGGGGAGGTGTATGCGGAGG GGCCCTTTGCCTGCCTGGCCTGGTCCCACTCGGAGGCACGACTGCTCTATGTGGCTGAGAAGAGCCGACCCAAACCAcggccccccagcccctgggatgtgccaggagcagccaggctggtgaaggaggatgaggatgagggg GGCGAGCAGTTCGTGTACCACGAGGACTGGGGGGAGGCGCTGAGCACCCGCAGCGTGCCCGTCCTCTGTGTCCTGGACCTGGCGAGCAGCAGCCTCTCGGTGCTGGAGAACATCCCAGAGCACCTCTCCCCTGGCCAG GCCCTGTGGTCCCCAGATGACAGTGGTGTGGTCTTTGTGGGCTGGTGGCACGAACCCTTCCGCCTGGGGCTCAGAGCCTGCTCCAACAGGAG GTCAGGGATTTTCCACCTGGACCTGGCCAGTGGGTGTTGCG AGCTGCTGTCGGCTGAATGTGGTGCTGCCTGCTCCCCCCGGCTGAGCCCCGATGGCCAGCGCCTGCTCTACCTGGAGGGGACTGTGGGGGGGCCCCACCGGCAGTGCCTGCGCCTGCGCATG CTCACCTGGCAGACAAGGCAGACAGTGACCGTGCTTGAGGTGGTGCAGGAACCCACGGAGG CCTTTGCTGGGATCTACACAGAGGAGCTTCCACTGCGGTGCTGGGCAGCCGACAGCCGGCGAGTGGTGCTGAGCACCCCACAGCGGAGCCGTACg GACCTGCTGCTCGTGGACACAGAGGCAGCCACTGTCACCAACCTGACAGCAG AGTCACCCGaagggtgctgggagctgctcaCCCTCCAGTGGGACCTGCTGGTGGCCACCTGCTCAGCCCCAAACCGTCCCCCCAGCCTG GTGGTGGCGGTGCTGCCaccagcaggacaggagcttCCCCTCTGCTGGGTGCCAGTGGAGGATGCCCCAACAGTGCCCGGTGTCACCTGGAAGACCCTGACGGTCCAGCCACCCTGCAATGGGCAGAGCCGCACTGCACACA GCACCCAGACTTTTGAGGCTCTGTTGCTGAGCCCGCCGAACAGCATGGCACCACACCCCCTTGTCGTGTGCCCCCATG GTGGCCCCCATGCAGTCTTTGATGCCCGCTGGCGTCCGAGCATGGCTGCACTGTGCCAGCTGGGCTTCGCCATGCTCCTGG tgaaTTACCGTGGCTCCCTGGGTTTCGGCCAGGCCAGCATCACCTCCCTGCTCTCCCGCGTTGGTGAGCAGGATGTGGCGGACACCCAG CTGGCAGTGGAGCAGGCGCTGCATAGCGAGCCCTTGGACCCGCACCGCCTGGCCCTGCTGGCTGGTTCTCATGGAGCCTTCATTGCCCTGCACCTCCTCGCCCGTGAGCCCAAGCGCTACCAAGCCTGTGCCCTGCGTAGCCCTGTCTCCAACCTGCCCGCTCTGCTGGGCACCTCTGACATCCCTGACTG GCGCTATGTCTCCCTGGGGCTGCCGTACTCCTTTGAGCGGGTGCCCCGTGCCGAGGAGGTGGCCACCATGCTGCTGCGCTCACCCATTGCCCAGGTGGCCCAG gtgcagacgccagtgctgctgtgtgtgGGTGGCCGGGACCGGCGAGTCAGCCCCACACAGGCTCTGGAGTTGTACCGGGTGCTGCGGGCCAAGGGGGTGCCGGCACG GCTGCTGTGGTACCCAGAGGGCGGCCACGCGCTCACTGGTGTGGAGACAGAGGCCGATGTCTTTGGGAACTGCGCCTGCTGGTTTCTCCAGCACGTGGGACAGCCCTGGCGGGACAGGATGGACTGGCACAGCACCTAG
- the BRK1 gene encoding protein BRICK1, producing MSVQEDPVQREIHQDWANREYIEVITSSIKKIADFLNSFDMSCRSRLATLNEKLTALERRIEYIEARVTKGETLT from the exons atGTCGGTGCAGGAGGACCCGGTGCAGCGAGAGATCCACCAGGACTGGGCCAACCGCGAGTACATCGAGGTGATCACCAGCTCCATCAAGAAGATCGCGGATTTCCTCAACTCCTTCG ACATGTCGTGCCGGTCCCGGCTGGCCACCCTGAACGAGAAGCTGACGGCGTTGGAGCGCAGGATCGAGTACATCGAGGCCCGG GTCACCAAGGGCGAGACGCTGACATAG